A genomic region of Synechococcus sp. NOUM97013 contains the following coding sequences:
- a CDS encoding 2Fe-2S iron-sulfur cluster binding domain-containing protein, which translates to MSAKPPQVEIHWPNGRRSVCCKGEDWLQAAQQAGMHIPTGCLGGSCGACEIEVNGTVVRSCISTVPAPASGQLRVELATDPYW; encoded by the coding sequence TTGAGCGCCAAGCCCCCACAGGTGGAGATTCACTGGCCGAACGGCCGTCGCAGCGTCTGCTGCAAAGGGGAAGACTGGCTGCAGGCGGCGCAACAGGCGGGCATGCACATCCCCACCGGCTGCCTGGGTGGCAGCTGCGGTGCCTGCGAAATCGAAGTGAACGGGACCGTGGTGAGGTCCTGCATCAGCACCGTGCCTGCGCCAGCATCAGGCCAGCTGAGGGTGGAGTTAGCCACCGACCCCTACTGGTGA
- a CDS encoding TolC family protein, with amino-acid sequence MPVKRAALFPLGLALFTGFGMPLVAEPYPLAQRNPLAKEQKADALVDRLQQLRARVDASSQKVSLEEAIELGLRNNPDLVAAFRAIQQYEWQLIAAQRQWYPTLELSNGAPFVGLSANTYIQNFYNSQRELVTLSPGSALDAPRQVKQFTTTAVLQPGATASWSFIDPTRQPNINAASEALRQQKLLFDVSARNLILQIQTSYYSLQSLRQLIADFQQIYDINRRQMEVIRARYGIQLATVLDLAQTESQLFNQLNQLVSFTQSYITEAAQLARQLGLPANRMAMPVEKAKLYNSWTVPLPETIARATQLREEILASLAAAQSAQWSGIAQMNQYLPVFQVVGRGSLRLESGVINGVPGRDTTFAQSGLKTWDGAVGIGFNWALFDGGIDAAQAQSEYAQAEQKRSMAESNRLQTVEQVRSSYGDYEASQVAVDSARMAYQAALTAQEVARARFDIGVGDITTIVQTIEQWGTSSQQLSQAILAYNKAVAELYRYSATWPGASGALVREQEKRMR; translated from the coding sequence ATGCCGGTGAAGCGTGCGGCTCTTTTTCCTCTGGGGCTCGCCTTGTTCACAGGCTTTGGCATGCCTCTTGTAGCCGAGCCGTATCCGTTGGCTCAACGCAATCCTCTGGCGAAGGAGCAAAAGGCGGATGCATTGGTCGACAGGCTTCAGCAACTGCGAGCTCGCGTTGATGCTTCATCCCAGAAAGTCTCCCTCGAGGAGGCGATTGAGCTGGGGCTTCGCAATAACCCTGATCTGGTTGCAGCATTTCGCGCGATCCAGCAGTACGAATGGCAACTGATTGCGGCCCAACGTCAGTGGTACCCCACGCTTGAGCTTTCCAACGGCGCGCCATTTGTCGGTTTAAGTGCGAACACCTACATCCAGAACTTCTACAACTCACAACGGGAGCTGGTGACGTTGTCTCCCGGCAGCGCTCTGGATGCACCAAGACAGGTCAAGCAGTTCACCACCACGGCCGTTTTGCAGCCGGGTGCAACAGCGTCCTGGAGCTTCATCGATCCCACGCGGCAGCCCAACATCAACGCCGCATCAGAGGCACTGCGTCAACAGAAGCTGCTGTTTGATGTCAGCGCTAGAAACCTGATCCTGCAGATCCAGACCTCTTATTACTCCCTGCAGAGTCTTCGTCAGCTCATTGCTGATTTTCAGCAGATCTATGACATCAACCGTCGCCAGATGGAGGTGATCAGAGCCCGGTATGGGATTCAGCTGGCGACCGTTCTGGATCTGGCCCAGACGGAGTCTCAGCTGTTTAATCAGCTCAATCAGCTGGTCTCATTCACGCAGTCGTACATCACAGAAGCTGCTCAACTGGCCCGCCAGCTCGGGTTGCCAGCCAACAGAATGGCGATGCCGGTGGAGAAGGCCAAGCTCTACAACAGCTGGACGGTTCCCCTCCCGGAAACCATTGCCCGTGCCACGCAACTGCGTGAAGAGATCCTCGCCAGCCTTGCCGCTGCGCAGTCGGCGCAGTGGAGTGGGATTGCGCAAATGAATCAATATCTCCCCGTCTTTCAGGTGGTGGGCAGGGGAAGCCTTCGGCTGGAAAGTGGTGTGATCAATGGGGTCCCTGGTCGGGACACCACGTTTGCCCAGTCGGGTTTGAAAACATGGGATGGTGCTGTTGGTATCGGTTTTAATTGGGCGTTGTTTGATGGCGGTATTGATGCAGCCCAGGCCCAGTCTGAATACGCTCAGGCCGAGCAAAAACGATCAATGGCTGAGTCAAATCGTCTGCAGACCGTTGAACAAGTCCGTTCTAGTTATGGCGACTACGAGGCGTCTCAGGTGGCGGTTGACAGTGCACGGATGGCTTACCAGGCCGCACTGACGGCACAAGAGGTTGCGCGTGCCCGATTTGATATTGGGGTTGGTGACATCACCACCATTGTGCAAACGATCGAACAGTGGGGAACGTCATCGCAGCAACTGTCGCAGGCAATCCTGGCTTACAACAAAGCCGTTGCAGAGTTATATCGCTATTCGGCGACCTGGCCTGGAGCCAGCGGTGCATTGGTGCGTGAACAGGAGAAGCGGATGCGATGA
- a CDS encoding chloride channel protein, whose translation MSTFSTSRPRSLLWWSLRALLAGAAGGAMAAVVVSLALTLQQWIWGASVLQGLPGERPLVWCLLWAGGIGLLLSLLQRQRQARGLPEMKETLAQLRAPEGLNTKNGFTQLLGGILALTGGGTLGPEALMTRLVAVGSHHVWKGADRNLVAAAMAGSLGLFHSPLVGGAALAGKKWQLIWRWLPGTIGGVAGFVAFHGLNDFGGGMRGVPYLWPSGEEQRLGAMVAAVLAGLVGWLAGQMMRHWRQWLRQLQLLERFWWSPIATGLVVGLCLWGLPLAVFSGENQLKPLVLGDWSLSTAILMLSAIAKLLMVGLCLETGWRGGQFFPVILASSALGMGLHQWIPWIGGLDSWSAGVVGGSLSVLLSSPLLGLVLGLSLLQGHGAVALAIGLLVGQLLQRVH comes from the coding sequence GTGAGCACCTTCTCGACATCCAGGCCACGTTCTCTGCTGTGGTGGAGCCTCCGCGCCCTGCTGGCCGGCGCTGCAGGCGGTGCGATGGCAGCCGTGGTGGTGAGCCTTGCCCTCACCCTGCAGCAATGGATCTGGGGAGCTTCGGTGCTGCAAGGTCTCCCCGGAGAGCGTCCGCTGGTCTGGTGCCTGCTTTGGGCTGGCGGAATCGGTCTGCTGCTGAGCCTCTTGCAACGGCAACGGCAGGCCCGCGGCCTGCCTGAGATGAAAGAGACCCTGGCCCAGTTGCGAGCCCCTGAAGGACTGAACACAAAGAACGGCTTCACCCAACTGCTGGGAGGGATCCTGGCGCTCACCGGTGGTGGCACCCTGGGCCCGGAAGCGCTGATGACCCGTCTGGTGGCCGTGGGCAGTCACCACGTCTGGAAAGGCGCCGATCGCAATCTGGTGGCAGCCGCCATGGCGGGCTCTCTGGGCCTGTTTCACTCCCCCCTGGTGGGAGGCGCCGCCTTGGCGGGGAAGAAATGGCAGCTGATCTGGCGCTGGCTGCCAGGCACCATCGGCGGCGTCGCCGGTTTCGTGGCGTTTCACGGTCTGAATGACTTCGGCGGTGGCATGCGCGGTGTTCCCTACCTCTGGCCCAGCGGCGAAGAGCAACGCCTCGGCGCCATGGTCGCTGCCGTACTGGCTGGCCTAGTGGGCTGGCTTGCAGGCCAGATGATGCGGCACTGGCGTCAGTGGCTGCGCCAGCTCCAATTGCTCGAGCGGTTCTGGTGGTCCCCGATCGCCACCGGCTTGGTCGTGGGACTCTGCCTCTGGGGGCTTCCCTTGGCAGTCTTCTCCGGCGAAAACCAATTGAAACCGCTCGTGCTCGGTGACTGGTCACTGAGCACTGCCATCCTGATGCTCTCAGCCATCGCCAAATTGCTGATGGTGGGGCTGTGCCTCGAAACCGGATGGCGCGGCGGGCAGTTTTTTCCGGTGATCCTGGCCAGCAGCGCTCTGGGCATGGGGCTGCACCAATGGATTCCCTGGATCGGCGGTCTCGACAGTTGGAGCGCAGGGGTGGTCGGCGGCAGCCTCTCGGTTCTGCTGTCCTCCCCTTTGCTGGGACTGGTTCTGGGGCTATCCCTGCTGCAAGGCCACGGTGCCGTCGCGTTGGCCATCGGACTGCTGGTGGGACAACTGCTGCAGCGCGTCCATTGA
- a CDS encoding cobyric acid synthase, with protein sequence MRSPQPAPLMVLGTSSGAGKSLMTAALCRVLRRRGECPLPFKGQNMSNNAWVDQSGGEMAYSQALQAWAAELEPDHAMNPVLLKPQGDSTSEVIHLGASVGQCRAEHYYRDWFRPGWVAIRQGLRTLQEAHPGGRLVLEGAGSPVEVNLQARDLTNLRLAQYLRAHCLLVADIERGGVFAQIVGTLQLLRPVERPLIRGLLINRFRGRRELFDEGRRWLEANTGVPVVGVMPWLDELFPPEDSLDLLERRGRKRSAELDIAVLKLPSLSNFSDLDPLEAEPTVQLRWVSPGESLGTPDAVVIPGSKQTLRDLTSLRRTGLDAQLVDFAMQGGEVFGICGGMQMMGESLQDPDGLEGEPHTDTPSGHVPGLALLPIRTVFGGGKALRQRHSTALWPAQMPPLQLEGFELHRGLTEVSGDCTPLCADDGLGWIKHHNNQAGAAAGTYLHGIFDNGPWRRRWLNRLRRRRDLAELNEDQPHHSRQREALLDRLADAFEQHVNLDPLLSSPP encoded by the coding sequence ATGCGCAGCCCCCAGCCAGCCCCCCTGATGGTGCTTGGCACCAGCAGCGGTGCCGGCAAATCGTTGATGACAGCTGCCCTCTGTCGCGTGCTCAGACGACGCGGCGAATGTCCGCTGCCCTTCAAGGGCCAGAACATGAGCAACAACGCCTGGGTGGATCAAAGCGGGGGTGAAATGGCGTACTCCCAAGCACTCCAGGCCTGGGCCGCTGAGCTGGAGCCCGATCATGCGATGAATCCCGTGTTGCTCAAACCGCAGGGCGACTCAACCAGTGAGGTGATTCACCTTGGGGCCTCGGTCGGTCAGTGCCGTGCTGAGCATTACTACCGCGATTGGTTTCGTCCAGGCTGGGTCGCCATTCGCCAGGGACTGAGGACGCTGCAGGAAGCGCATCCAGGCGGGCGGCTGGTGCTGGAGGGAGCTGGTAGCCCAGTGGAGGTGAACCTGCAGGCACGCGACCTCACCAACCTCCGCCTGGCGCAGTACCTCAGGGCCCATTGCCTGCTGGTGGCTGACATCGAACGGGGAGGGGTGTTCGCCCAGATCGTGGGAACGCTGCAGCTGCTGAGGCCCGTAGAACGTCCTCTGATCCGTGGGCTGCTGATCAATCGTTTTCGCGGCCGCCGGGAGCTGTTTGACGAAGGCCGCCGCTGGTTGGAGGCCAACACTGGCGTGCCGGTGGTGGGCGTGATGCCATGGCTCGATGAGCTGTTCCCCCCCGAAGATTCGCTGGATCTGCTGGAACGTCGCGGACGCAAACGCTCCGCAGAGCTGGACATCGCCGTGCTCAAGCTGCCATCACTGAGCAACTTTTCCGACTTGGACCCATTGGAGGCGGAGCCCACGGTTCAACTGCGTTGGGTCTCCCCTGGGGAATCGCTCGGCACCCCCGATGCGGTGGTGATTCCAGGCAGCAAGCAGACCCTGCGGGATCTGACCAGTTTGCGCCGAACTGGCCTCGATGCTCAGCTGGTCGACTTCGCCATGCAGGGGGGAGAGGTGTTCGGCATCTGCGGCGGCATGCAGATGATGGGTGAATCCCTGCAAGATCCGGATGGTCTCGAGGGAGAGCCCCACACCGACACGCCGAGCGGGCATGTTCCAGGGCTGGCGCTGCTGCCCATCCGGACCGTGTTCGGCGGAGGCAAAGCACTCCGACAACGCCACAGCACTGCTCTGTGGCCAGCGCAGATGCCCCCGCTGCAGCTGGAGGGATTCGAACTTCACCGGGGACTGACGGAGGTCAGTGGTGACTGCACACCGCTTTGTGCCGACGACGGACTCGGGTGGATCAAGCACCACAACAACCAGGCTGGAGCCGCCGCAGGAACGTACTTACACGGAATATTCGACAACGGCCCCTGGCGTCGTCGTTGGCTGAACCGCTTGCGACGTCGGCGGGACCTAGCCGAACTCAACGAGGATCAACCCCATCACAGCCGTCAGCGCGAGGCATTGCTCGATCGTCTCGCCGATGCGTTCGAGCAGCATGTGAATCTGGACCCATTGCTGTCATCCCCTCCTTGA
- a CDS encoding ATP-binding cassette domain-containing protein, whose product MSSTPSPRVKATTVLQYEAAECGAASLATILRYHGRIVPLTELRRACGINRDGSNAQHVLVAARQYGLKTKAYRCSGEQLMLQGQFPCVIFWGFNHFLVVEGFDQTHAFLSDPAQGRVRVLLEEFLDHFTGVVLEFSPGPEFRRGGQDRSPLWMLPGLLRPYRNQLLRLMVVASALLVPNLLVAGLTASFITDFLQEERLYFGIPIVWLLALSCLMWLILMAVQFVVLRRLELLLSKKLTADLFEKLFSVPWAFFQVRMAGELSSRMLLGMQTTQVVVAQLLRFLVSTWAALLLLVVSCLISFWLTALVAVVLALNLLLNWWLTAQRYDANRKLAIEQGKAQGRALQGINTIETLKASGLEFDFLSQWQGNFGSVVEQNQLLGAQLAWSSISASTATLLLSALVITLGGVLIIQGRMSLGLLVSFQFLQVQLIAPISTLPQLSSTLQRLIGDLGRLVDLTSTANDPHVRSFQSARTGFEATLGDDQRLNGRITLKGVSYGFNAIDPPFLPALDLEVPAGSRLALVGGSGSGKTTLIRMLAGLLDPLDGEILFDGKTWKQLDDQLVRGSIAYVPQQVFVFNASVRDNITLWNPDYTDQDLQAAAADAQFLEPVTGHPDGFQRQLRDNGSDLSGGERQRLEICRALIRRPSILLLDEATSSLDNLSQRGVLDAVQRRGITVVSVAHRLDAALASDQVLVLSKGQVIERGHPERLLEDPLSEFSKLVAAELRESIEVMP is encoded by the coding sequence ATGTCCAGCACACCATCACCACGGGTCAAGGCCACAACGGTTCTGCAATACGAAGCAGCCGAATGCGGTGCCGCCTCGTTGGCAACCATCCTTCGCTATCACGGGCGCATCGTCCCCTTAACGGAGCTTCGTCGTGCCTGTGGCATCAATCGCGACGGCTCCAATGCTCAGCATGTCTTGGTGGCCGCCCGTCAATACGGTTTGAAGACCAAGGCCTATCGCTGTTCCGGGGAGCAGCTGATGCTCCAAGGTCAGTTCCCCTGCGTGATCTTCTGGGGCTTCAATCATTTTCTCGTTGTCGAGGGTTTCGACCAGACGCATGCGTTCCTGAGCGATCCAGCGCAAGGACGTGTGCGCGTTCTGCTGGAGGAATTTCTCGATCACTTCACCGGTGTGGTTCTGGAGTTCTCACCCGGCCCGGAGTTCCGTCGAGGCGGTCAGGATCGATCCCCGTTGTGGATGCTGCCGGGCTTGCTGCGTCCTTATCGCAATCAGCTGCTGCGTTTGATGGTGGTGGCTTCGGCCCTGCTGGTGCCCAATCTGCTGGTGGCGGGGCTCACCGCATCCTTCATCACGGATTTCCTCCAGGAAGAACGGCTCTATTTCGGGATTCCCATCGTGTGGTTGTTGGCCCTCAGTTGCTTGATGTGGCTGATCCTGATGGCGGTGCAGTTTGTGGTGCTGAGGCGCCTGGAGCTGCTGCTTTCCAAAAAGCTCACCGCTGATCTGTTTGAAAAGCTGTTCTCTGTGCCGTGGGCTTTTTTCCAGGTGCGCATGGCCGGCGAATTGTCGTCGCGGATGCTGCTCGGCATGCAAACCACCCAAGTGGTGGTGGCGCAGTTGCTGCGGTTCTTGGTGAGCACCTGGGCTGCGCTGCTGTTGTTGGTGGTGAGCTGTTTGATCTCGTTCTGGCTGACTGCGTTGGTGGCGGTTGTGCTCGCCCTCAATCTGTTGCTCAACTGGTGGCTCACGGCTCAGCGTTACGACGCCAACCGCAAGCTTGCGATTGAACAGGGCAAAGCTCAGGGTCGAGCGCTGCAAGGCATCAACACGATCGAAACTCTGAAGGCGTCAGGGCTGGAGTTCGATTTCCTCAGCCAATGGCAGGGCAATTTCGGCTCGGTCGTGGAGCAAAACCAGTTGCTTGGTGCTCAGCTCGCCTGGTCGAGCATCAGTGCCAGCACCGCCACGCTGTTGCTGTCGGCCCTGGTGATCACCCTTGGGGGAGTGCTGATCATCCAGGGACGCATGTCCCTTGGCCTGTTGGTGTCGTTTCAGTTCCTGCAGGTGCAGTTGATCGCTCCGATCTCCACCTTGCCGCAGTTGAGCTCCACCCTTCAGCGTCTGATCGGTGATCTGGGCCGCCTGGTGGATCTCACGTCCACGGCGAATGACCCCCATGTGCGCAGCTTTCAATCCGCGCGCACAGGCTTTGAAGCGACGCTTGGTGACGATCAACGCCTCAACGGTCGGATCACGCTCAAGGGGGTGAGCTATGGGTTCAATGCCATCGATCCGCCTTTTCTTCCAGCGCTGGATCTCGAGGTTCCCGCTGGGTCACGCTTGGCCCTCGTGGGAGGAAGTGGATCTGGCAAGACCACCTTGATCCGCATGCTCGCTGGGCTGTTGGACCCGTTGGACGGTGAAATTCTGTTTGATGGCAAGACGTGGAAACAGCTGGATGATCAGCTCGTGCGCGGGAGCATCGCCTACGTGCCTCAGCAGGTGTTCGTGTTCAACGCCTCCGTTCGCGACAACATCACGCTGTGGAACCCGGACTACACCGATCAAGATCTGCAGGCCGCCGCTGCTGATGCCCAGTTCCTGGAGCCCGTGACTGGTCATCCGGATGGCTTTCAGCGGCAGTTGCGCGATAACGGCAGTGATCTCAGTGGTGGCGAACGGCAACGTCTGGAAATTTGCCGGGCCTTGATTCGCCGGCCTTCGATTCTGTTGCTCGACGAAGCCACCAGCTCCCTCGACAACCTCAGTCAGCGCGGTGTTCTTGATGCCGTTCAGCGGCGGGGCATCACGGTGGTGAGCGTTGCCCACAGGCTTGATGCTGCTCTGGCCAGTGACCAGGTGCTTGTTCTCTCCAAGGGGCAGGTGATCGAGCGTGGTCACCCGGAGCGGCTTCTGGAGGATCCCCTGAGTGAATTTTCAAAACTCGTGGCCGCCGAACTTCGCGAGTCAATCGAGGTGATGCCATGA